TTGGAGTATGCACTTTGTACAGTGTATTTGGTAGAAGCGTTATTTCTGTAAAGCTGAGTGAGAGGAAATCAGTTATTCAGCTTTCATTTGTTCCCTGACATCAGAAGGCAACGTTTCAAACAAGGTGTCCTCTACAGTGAAACCAGTCCGCTTCAGAGCTCTGCACTCACCGAGCTCAGGTGGGAGGATTTCAAAGTGATTGCCTTTAATATCCAAGTAGGAGAGGAATACCAAATTACCAATTTTAGGTGAAAGGACTGACAAGTTATTTTTCCCAATTTTCAGAGTCTTAAGTTTTTTGCAAAAGTATAGTTCATCAGGCACACTCTCCACTTTGTTGCAAGTAATGGAAAAGTACTGTAAACTCTGTAGGACTCCTATTTCAGGTGGGATAAAGCGAATGTCATTGTAAGACAAATCCAAGTATCTGATTTTGTTGCATAGGAATAGGTGGGATGGAAGAACCTCTATTTTGTTATGGCTGAAGGAAAGCCGCTCAAGACTAGTGAGTTTCTTTATATGCTCTGGTATGTAAGTGATACTGTTGTACCACAGCTTTAGGATTGTCAGTTTTCGCAGATGTTGAAAACTTACTATTTCTTCGATGGATTTGAGGTTGTTTTCCTTTAGATCCAATTCCTGAAGACTGAGAAGGCTGAAGACCGCATGAGGTATGCGCTCTAAATCACAATGAACCAATTCCAACTGTGTCAGGTTGACCATCTTCTTCAGATTGTTGAGCATCACTAACTTAGTGCCATCGTTATGGATGCACAATTTTTGCAGGTGACCTGAAACATCAACTGCAGACTGTGGGATTTTGGACAAATTACTTTTTATGTAAAGAACTTTAAGGCTTTTAAGTTCCCGGAAAGTCTCCAGTGTAATGTTTTTGGAAATATCATGACTTAGGGAGCCAATTAAATAAAGTTCTTCCAAATTTCTGAGGCCATACATCCAGTGTGGAAGTTCTCTGATGTCATCAAACTTGACACTCAAGATCTTGAGATTCTCCTTCAGAAACGCTAAAGCGGCGCTGTGGATCTTCACAGAACACTGGTGCAACGAGAGTTCCTGGAGATTGTCCAACTGTGCAATGGTTGCTGGTATCATTACATTGTtaattatttcaagttttaatgACTGCAGCTCAGTAATTTCAAAAACTGTGTCTGGTAGTCCAGAGAGCATGAAAAGCTGTAGCTCCAAGTGGCTATGGGAGTTTGTCTGTAGCCTCTGTCGCAGTTTATCTGCAGTCCACTCGTTGTTTAGGTTCAGCTGCTTCAGCTTATTTTCACTGACTTCAGACAGGAAGACAGCAAAGCGTTTGGAATAGAGAGGATCATACTGATCAATCATATGGAGCATAAAAGCAAAGTCATTCTTGACATCTGGGATATCATCAATTCCTGTCTCTTGCCGCACATATTCAAAGGAATATTCTTTCAGTGAACGGTAGAACAACCAGTAGAGAGTATAAAGGCAGGTGAGGCCATAGATGCTTACAAAGCACAGGTAGCAGTAAGAGAGTTTAGAGAATAGATGTGCCATCGTGTGATTACAGCAGAAGTTCTTATATCCTGTCATGTCTTCGATATCAACATTACAGACAACTGTAAAATTAACTTCTGAGACAAGTGCTGTGTTGTAAGCAATAATAATAAGGAATTTAATTACCTTAAGTACAGTCTGGCGAACGTACATGACATAGAGTATATCTCCCTCCTCAACATGCAGTCTGAATTTCTTCACCTTTTCAAACAGTGCTTTGGCTTGTTCACCTTCTTTCTTATCTAATGCCCCAGGTGTTCCCTTATCCACAACTAACTTCTCTGGTATTGATTTTAAAGATTGTGTCTTGACCAAAGTGCCCTCAGTGCTTGGCGGGAGAGTAGCAGCCTTGTTTACGTTGTTCTTCCTGTTATCTTTCTCTTCAGAGTCTTCCCCTGACACTTCAGATAAGGCTCTTGTTGTCCATGGAGAATCAAAACATTTCCCGAGTATTGAAATGAAGTGTTCAATTTTGGAGCTTGATCCAGGGAATTTGAACCAAAAGTTACTACATAGCATAAAGACCAGTGTGTGTATAAGGACAAGGTAAGGGAAGTATTTTGCATACCAGTGCAGGGCACGTTCATAGCACACCTGGTTTATAAAGCTGTATTGCTGAAGGTCCAAATCAGTCTTCAGTCCCTTCATTTCAACTGTAGCTGGAGGGGTGGATGGCTTGGGTGGAGGAAGGGGGGTGGTATCTGAGATTGTGTTAAACACATTTGTACTATTAGATTGGTTCTGGCAAGGCTGTATGCGCTTTGGAAGGCATATTATCTTGTCCTGCATGACCTGAAACACATAAAAAGATAACTTTTAAACTGATTTGCAAACAATAGTGGCAGTACCACTGGGTAGCTGTCCTTGGAGTTCCTCCAGCTGCCAGGCATTCCTCCCCACACCCTGGTACTTGGCCCCACAGACTGTgctattattatcattattccTAGCAAGACACTTGTTCTAAAAGCCAATATCTAGGTCACCCCTTTTCATCTATGGTTAGCTTTCCATAATTTGAATAAGAGGGCATTGAGATAACcgagaaaaggggaaaatgtggGTAATGCTTccagaaaaaatccaaacaggGATCTCTTTCATTGCTGTCCTAAGAGACAGACTGCTCTTGCCAGGTGTGTTCACCCTGGCCACACGACATTCAGAGACAACTTAGGCTTGAAAGCAGCGTTACTGCATTCATGTGGCTGTATGCTCACACCAAATTGGCTGACAAAGAGCTA
The sequence above is drawn from the Calypte anna isolate BGI_N300 chromosome 8, bCalAnn1_v1.p, whole genome shotgun sequence genome and encodes:
- the LRRC8C gene encoding volume-regulated anion channel subunit LRRC8C isoform X1 — encoded protein: MIPVTEFRQFSEQQPAFRVLKPWWDVFTDYLSVAMLMIGVFGCTLQVMQDKIICLPKRIQPCQNQSNSTNVFNTISDTTPLPPPKPSTPPATVEMKGLKTDLDLQQYSFINQVCYERALHWYAKYFPYLVLIHTLVFMLCSNFWFKFPGSSSKIEHFISILGKCFDSPWTTRALSEVSGEDSEEKDNRKNNVNKAATLPPSTEGTLVKTQSLKSIPEKLVVDKGTPGALDKKEGEQAKALFEKVKKFRLHVEEGDILYVMYVRQTVLKVIKFLIIIAYNTALVSEVNFTVVCNVDIEDMTGYKNFCCNHTMAHLFSKLSYCYLCFVSIYGLTCLYTLYWLFYRSLKEYSFEYVRQETGIDDIPDVKNDFAFMLHMIDQYDPLYSKRFAVFLSEVSENKLKQLNLNNEWTADKLRQRLQTNSHSHLELQLFMLSGLPDTVFEITELQSLKLEIINNVMIPATIAQLDNLQELSLHQCSVKIHSAALAFLKENLKILSVKFDDIRELPHWMYGLRNLEELYLIGSLSHDISKNITLETFRELKSLKVLYIKSNLSKIPQSAVDVSGHLQKLCIHNDGTKLVMLNNLKKMVNLTQLELVHCDLERIPHAVFSLLSLQELDLKENNLKSIEEIVSFQHLRKLTILKLWYNSITYIPEHIKKLTSLERLSFSHNKIEVLPSHLFLCNKIRYLDLSYNDIRFIPPEIGVLQSLQYFSITCNKVESVPDELYFCKKLKTLKIGKNNLSVLSPKIGNLVFLSYLDIKGNHFEILPPELGECRALKRTGFTVEDTLFETLPSDVREQMKAE
- the LRRC8C gene encoding volume-regulated anion channel subunit LRRC8C isoform X2; translated protein: MIAPAARPPPPVTPRPRPDAHQVMQDKIICLPKRIQPCQNQSNSTNVFNTISDTTPLPPPKPSTPPATVEMKGLKTDLDLQQYSFINQVCYERALHWYAKYFPYLVLIHTLVFMLCSNFWFKFPGSSSKIEHFISILGKCFDSPWTTRALSEVSGEDSEEKDNRKNNVNKAATLPPSTEGTLVKTQSLKSIPEKLVVDKGTPGALDKKEGEQAKALFEKVKKFRLHVEEGDILYVMYVRQTVLKVIKFLIIIAYNTALVSEVNFTVVCNVDIEDMTGYKNFCCNHTMAHLFSKLSYCYLCFVSIYGLTCLYTLYWLFYRSLKEYSFEYVRQETGIDDIPDVKNDFAFMLHMIDQYDPLYSKRFAVFLSEVSENKLKQLNLNNEWTADKLRQRLQTNSHSHLELQLFMLSGLPDTVFEITELQSLKLEIINNVMIPATIAQLDNLQELSLHQCSVKIHSAALAFLKENLKILSVKFDDIRELPHWMYGLRNLEELYLIGSLSHDISKNITLETFRELKSLKVLYIKSNLSKIPQSAVDVSGHLQKLCIHNDGTKLVMLNNLKKMVNLTQLELVHCDLERIPHAVFSLLSLQELDLKENNLKSIEEIVSFQHLRKLTILKLWYNSITYIPEHIKKLTSLERLSFSHNKIEVLPSHLFLCNKIRYLDLSYNDIRFIPPEIGVLQSLQYFSITCNKVESVPDELYFCKKLKTLKIGKNNLSVLSPKIGNLVFLSYLDIKGNHFEILPPELGECRALKRTGFTVEDTLFETLPSDVREQMKAE